CAGACCGTGCGAGCCCTTCCGGCCCCAGGTCGTCTTCGATGAATTCCTGGACTTCGCGGCCCCGCTCTCCGATCAGGCCGATAACGGCGACATCCGACTGGGTATAGCGGGCCAGCATCGACATGAGTACGGATTTGCCGACACCGGAGCCGGCGAAGATGCCCATTCTCTGACCGCGGCAACAGGTGATAAAGGAATTCAGCGCGCGAACGCCCACATCGACCTTCCCTCCCAGACGCGACCGCAGCCCGGCGGGTGGCGGATCGTTCCGCAGCGGAGCCGCCGTCGGCCCGGCCTGTATGGGACCCTTGCCGTCGATCGGTTCGCCCAGAGCGTTGACGACCCGTCCCAGCCATGCGTTGGAGGGATAGACGGCCGGCGTACGCTCAACCAGTTCGGCGCGGCATCCCAGGCCCACGTCCTGCAGACTTCCCAGCGGCATGAGAAGGGCGCGTGTCTCCCGGAATCCGACGACCTCGCACGGTATCCGCCGGCCGCTTCTGGAAATAACATCGCACCGCCCGCCGATGGAAAGCCGCCGCTCGATCCCGGCGACCTCGACAAGCAAACCCTGAACGCCCACAACCCGTCCAAAAATCCGCCACGGACGCACTTCATTCAGCGCCTCCGCGATCGCACTCCCGACATCGTCCGACACTCTGCCGTCTGGAATCATTCCACCCGATACTCCGGTAACTTCGTGCCTGCCGACGTCGCGCTCCGGGACGATACCCAGGCCGAGGACAAGGTCGGGATCGCCGCCAAAGCCTCGTTCTGCTACGATAGCGGCATGCTAGGATTCGCCTGGTTAATCAGGCGTAAAGCCCGCAGCGTTTTATCTATTAACCTTTTACGGCTGATTAACCTTTAGAACTTAAGTTTGGTTAAGAAGCCTCAGATCGGTCATTCCTTGAACGGGACGCTAATTCGGGGCGATAATATAGGGTAGATTGTCATTCCCCTTGGCTGAGGCGCAAGACGCCCTCCTTGGTTGAAAGGTTTGAGATATGCGGGTTCTTCTGGTTGAAGACGATAGCGCAACGGCCAAGAGCATAGAATTGATGCTGCAGACCGAAGGATTCGTTATCGATCTGACCGATATGGGCGAAGATGGCCTCGAGATCGGCAAGCTCTATGACTATGACATCATCATTCTCGACATCATGCTCCCGGACATGGACGGATACGAGGTGCTCCGTCGCCTGCGTTCGGCCCGCGTCGATACGCCGATTCTCATCCTTTCCGGATTGAGTGAAATGGACCACAAGATCAAGGGTCTGGGGGTCGGCGCGGACGATTATCTGACCAAGCCGTTCGACAAGCGGGAACTCATCGCCCGGATTCACGCAATTGTCCGCCGCTCCAAGGGCCACTCGGACAGTGTGATCCAGACCGGGCAGCTGACCGTCAATCTGGATACCCGGACGGTTGAAGTTGCCGGGCAGCCCCTTCATCTGACGGGCAAGGAATATGGGATTCTCGAACTTCTGTCGTTGCGCAAGGGCACAACGCTGACCAAGGAAATGTTCCTGAATCATCTGTATGGCGGGATGGACGAACCCGAACTCAAAATCATCGACGTGTTCGTCTGCAAACTCCGAAAAAAGCTGGCGCAGTCGACCGGCGGCGAGAACTACATCGAGACAGTATGGGGACGCGGCTATGTCCTGCGCGATCCCTCGGCGAGTCGCGAACCTCCCGCCAAGAAAAAGGGCACCAAGCAGCTCGCGAACGCCTGACGCACCTGATGACTGCGGCCGCACACGGGCCGGCATTCGCAACCCCGCATTCGCCCCATCGCAACAGCCTTCCTGCCGGGCATTGGACCCGTTGCTTTCTCGCGATCCGGTCGCCTCACTGATTGTGCTGCATCAACCACTTTTCCCGCGCGGCAGCCCAAAGCCGCCAGCGCGGAAATAGTGTGGTTCGCCAGTCAGGATCCGGCCCTATCACGATTTGGATTGCGCCAGGGCTGGCTGCCCACCCCGAACCGAGCCAGCGGCTTTGGCCGCGGGCTCGTAAAGACCGCGCCGGCCGTCCACGGGACGGAATCGATCGCTCACTCCCAGAACCGTCTCGGCGCCACCCAGGAACAGATGTCCATCCGCGGGCATCACCTTGCTGATACCGTCCAGTACCTTCGTCTTGTTTGCCTGATCGAAATAAATCAATACATTCCGGCAGAAGACGACATCGAACTGGCCGAGCCCGCTCATGTTATCCAGCAGATTGAATGTCCGCCAGGTGACCATTTTTTTCAATTCGTCGGATATGTACCATTTGTCGCCGACCTGCTTGAAGTATTTCACAAGATGAGTAATAGGAAGACCGCGCTGTATTTCGAACTGGGTGTAGACACCGGCGCGGCAGCGGTCGATCATCTCGGTTGACAGATCGGTGCCGACGATTTCAATCTTCCAGCCGCGCAGCCTTGCCGCCTCTTCGTGCAACAGCATGGCAAGCGAATACGGTTCCTGACCGCTGGAACAGGCGGCGGACCAGATGCGAAACGATTTCCTGGCCGACCTCGCCTCCAGCAGATGCGGCAGGACCACGGATTTGAACAGTTCGAACGGCTTGCTGTCGCGAAAGAACGACGATTCGTTTGTCGTCATCGCTTCGGTGATGTCGTTCAGGAGCGACTCCTGCCGACGCGTTCTGGCCAACTGAACAAGATCATCCAACGACTTGACCTGCCACTTTCGCGCCACAGGCATCAGCCGGCTTTCCAGCAAATAGGATTTATCGGGCGTCACGACGAGTCCCGAACGCTGGTGGAGCAGTGTCCGCAGGTAGTTGAAGTCATCGGTCTTCATTGCCAGTCCTCCGGACCATACCTCATACTCAATGCGCCAAAAGCTTGCGAACCGACGGTCCCAGCTTTGCAAGCGGCAAGACTTCCGAACACAGGCCACCAGTCGCAACGGCGCCCGGCATGCCCCAGACCACGCTGGACGCTTCATCCTGAGCTATGACCACGCCACCGGCTTCGACCACCTGTCGGCACCCACTCAGGCCGTCATGCCCCATACCCGTCAGAATGACCGCCAAACTGCGGCCACCGAAAGCCTTGACGACACTGCGCATCATGGGATCGACAGACGGGCGGCAGAAGTTCTCAGGCGGATCCTGGTTGATGCGCAAGACCGGAGACGCGGCGTTGCCGCCAACGACCATGTGGAACTGGCCCGGCGCAATATGAACACGGCCCGGCCGGAGCACCTCTCCATCACTGACCTCAATGGCTTCGATGTCGCATTGACGCGCAATGTGCTCAGCGAGAATCGTCGTGAAGGTCGCGGGCATGTGCTGCGTGACGATTATGGGAACGGACAAGGCCCCGCCCCGCTTTGGCGACAGCGCGCCGATGACCTCGAACAATGCCTGGGGACCGCCCGTGGAACTGCCGATAGCCACGATTGCCGGATTGAATCCTCGGGGTACCGGGCGAAGAATCGGCGCCGCAGATCTTGTATTGGCGGATGGCGCGTCTCCGGGCCTCCGCACTGGTCTTTCCGACGCAGCCGTCGACGCGCCCGTACCCGAGGTCCCGCCGGTCGGAGCAGCCGGACGGACCGCCCGTCCCAACGCCTTGACCTTCTGAACGAGTTCCTGGCGAAACCCGTCGGCTCCGTGAATATCCCGGGTGGCTGTCGGTTTCGGGAGATAGTCGGCCGCCCCTGCCCTCATCGCTTTCATCGTGATGTCGGCGCCGCGCCGGGTCAGGGTCGATGCCATGACGATCCGGGTGCGAGGCGACGCCTTCAGCAGCAGCGGAAGCGCGGTCAGGCCGTCCATTACGGGCATCTCGATGTCGAGCACGATCACATCAATTTCCATGCGGCCGGCGGTGTTGACCGCCATCTGCCCATTGCCGACCGAAGCGACGACCTCGATGTCAGGATCCTGCTCCAGCGCCTTCGACAGCAGTCCACGGATGACCGCACTGTCGTCCACCACCATGACTCTGATAGCGCCCGCACCCGACGATGGCGGTCTGGACTGTGTTCCAGTCGGTAGTGTCATCTCGCACGCGCCTTAAATGAGACCAACCTGGGCAAACTTCGTCTGGATGATCTCGCTATCGAATGGCTTCATGATGTATTCGTTCGCTCCGGCGCTGAGGGCTTCCTGTATGTGAGCCAGGTCGTTTTCCGTCGTGCAGAACACGACTTTGGGGTCAGTTCCACCCGACATCTTGCGCAGCCGTTTAAGGAACTCGATTCCCGTCATTACCGGCATGTTCCAGTCGAGCAGGATCGCATCCGGCATGGACTGACCGCACGCGTCCATAGCCTGCTTGCCGTCTTCCGCCTCGCTGCATTCGAAATCCAGGTCCTCCAGTATCCGTCGGGCTACCTTCCGAACGACGCGACTGTCATCGACAACTAGGCAGGTTTTCATCATCATTTCCCAATACTGGAAGCTTGCCCCTGGGACACTTTGGACATCCTCCGGAACGCACTGTAGATGCGTGCCGAGTCAGAAC
This Fodinicurvata sp. EGI_FJ10296 DNA region includes the following protein-coding sequences:
- a CDS encoding protein-glutamate O-methyltransferase, which translates into the protein MKTDDFNYLRTLLHQRSGLVVTPDKSYLLESRLMPVARKWQVKSLDDLVQLARTRRQESLLNDITEAMTTNESSFFRDSKPFELFKSVVLPHLLEARSARKSFRIWSAACSSGQEPYSLAMLLHEEAARLRGWKIEIVGTDLSTEMIDRCRAGVYTQFEIQRGLPITHLVKYFKQVGDKWYISDELKKMVTWRTFNLLDNMSGLGQFDVVFCRNVLIYFDQANKTKVLDGISKVMPADGHLFLGGAETVLGVSDRFRPVDGRRGLYEPAAKAAGSVRGGQPALAQSKS
- the ctrA gene encoding response regulator transcription factor CtrA, whose product is MRVLLVEDDSATAKSIELMLQTEGFVIDLTDMGEDGLEIGKLYDYDIIILDIMLPDMDGYEVLRRLRSARVDTPILILSGLSEMDHKIKGLGVGADDYLTKPFDKRELIARIHAIVRRSKGHSDSVIQTGQLTVNLDTRTVEVAGQPLHLTGKEYGILELLSLRKGTTLTKEMFLNHLYGGMDEPELKIIDVFVCKLRKKLAQSTGGENYIETVWGRGYVLRDPSASREPPAKKKGTKQLANA
- a CDS encoding response regulator, yielding MKTCLVVDDSRVVRKVARRILEDLDFECSEAEDGKQAMDACGQSMPDAILLDWNMPVMTGIEFLKRLRKMSGGTDPKVVFCTTENDLAHIQEALSAGANEYIMKPFDSEIIQTKFAQVGLI
- a CDS encoding chemotaxis response regulator protein-glutamate methylesterase — translated: MTLPTGTQSRPPSSGAGAIRVMVVDDSAVIRGLLSKALEQDPDIEVVASVGNGQMAVNTAGRMEIDVIVLDIEMPVMDGLTALPLLLKASPRTRIVMASTLTRRGADITMKAMRAGAADYLPKPTATRDIHGADGFRQELVQKVKALGRAVRPAAPTGGTSGTGASTAASERPVRRPGDAPSANTRSAAPILRPVPRGFNPAIVAIGSSTGGPQALFEVIGALSPKRGGALSVPIIVTQHMPATFTTILAEHIARQCDIEAIEVSDGEVLRPGRVHIAPGQFHMVVGGNAASPVLRINQDPPENFCRPSVDPMMRSVVKAFGGRSLAVILTGMGHDGLSGCRQVVEAGGVVIAQDEASSVVWGMPGAVATGGLCSEVLPLAKLGPSVRKLLAH